In Deltaproteobacteria bacterium, the DNA window GATCAACTGCCCGGTGTTGTATTCCCAGGTCCTGGCAGGTTCGGTCAGTTTGGCGGACTGCCCCTTCAGAACAAAGGGGGAATCCGGTCTTCCGAGAATCTTGGTGAAGGGCTCCAGAAGCCGCTGGTCCTTGTCAACATCATAGCAGAAAAAAATCGGCCTTTTTCTCACGTTGCGATCCTTTTTCGTATGGCGGCGCAAAACCAGCCGCGTTATCGAAAAATCCATCCGCCGGAAACATCCGGGGGCGCTTACTTGTCATCAGCCGCCAGCCTGAAACCACGCAGCTGGCTCGGGCTGTCCGGCTCGTATTTTCCCCTGGTGGCGCTTCTGCAATATTTCGCGTCGTTGGACCAGCTTCCGCCCCGAAAAACCCTGCGGATACCGGTTTCAGCCCCCTCCGGGTCCTTTACCGGCGCTTCGGGCAACTCGTCGTACCAGTCCTGGCAAGCCTCGGCAACGTTGCCGTGCATTTCATGCAAGCCCCAGGCATTGGGCGGATAAGTCCGTACCGGCACGGTCCTTTGAAGATAAATCCCCCTGTGGCAATCCTTGACGGGATAACGCCCGTCAAAGTTGGCAAGCCGGGTATCCAGGCAATCCCCGTAAGCGAAGGCCGTTTTGGTGCCCGCCCTTGCGGCGTATTCCCATTCCGCCTCGGTGGGCAGGCGGTACTTTTTGGAGGTGTCCATCGAGTTTAGGCGGTCAATGAATTCCTGCATCAAAAACCAGCTTATGTTTTCCACGGGGCATTCGTAACCGCAGGTGGTGAAACTGGAGGGGAATGTCTGCATCACCTGCAGCCACTGGCCCTGGGTCACTTCCGTCACCTGAAGGAAAAAACCCTTGGTGAGGGTGACCTCGTGAAGAGTTTCTCCGCCCTGCCTGTCCTCGTCTTCGGTGGAGCTTCCCATGGTGAAGGTTCCGGGGGGCAGTTTCACGAATTCCATTCCAAGGGAGTTGGTGAACCTTGGAAGATCGGTGCGCACGGAGGGCGGATAAACGTGCGCGGGAGGCTTGGGCGGCTCGTTGGGCAGGCGGCAGGACGACGACTGCATGACAAGCGACCAGAAAAGAAGCACTGCCAGCCATTTTAACAAGGCAAAGCGCCCGGTCATAGGATTCGGGCCTTTCGACCCCTGGGGCCGTTTCGCGTCAAGGTCTGTCATTGCGTTTCTTTTCATAGGGCCTCCAGCAATCTTGCATGAATATTGTCGAATCCGCCGTTGGACATCACCAGGATCAGGTCGCCCGGCTTGGCGAAATCCGCGAGAAAACCGATTATGGATTCGGTATCATCGAAAAAGCGGGCTTCGACTCCTCGCGCGTTTATGTCCTCCACGAGTTTTTCGGAGGAAAACCTGTCGTTTGCAGGAATTTTTTCAAGTAGCGGCGGCTTTCGTATTACAACCGTATCAGCCTTGTCAAAGGCGGCAGGATAAACATCCTGAAAAACGTTCCTTCTGCTGGAATTGGTGCGCGGCTCGAAAACCGCCACAAGGCGTCCATCCGGATAAAAGGGCTT includes these proteins:
- a CDS encoding formylglycine-generating enzyme family protein — protein: MKRNAMTDLDAKRPQGSKGPNPMTGRFALLKWLAVLLFWSLVMQSSSCRLPNEPPKPPAHVYPPSVRTDLPRFTNSLGMEFVKLPPGTFTMGSSTEDEDRQGGETLHEVTLTKGFFLQVTEVTQGQWLQVMQTFPSSFTTCGYECPVENISWFLMQEFIDRLNSMDTSKKYRLPTEAEWEYAARAGTKTAFAYGDCLDTRLANFDGRYPVKDCHRGIYLQRTVPVRTYPPNAWGLHEMHGNVAEACQDWYDELPEAPVKDPEGAETGIRRVFRGGSWSNDAKYCRSATRGKYEPDSPSQLRGFRLAADDK